A segment of the Manis javanica isolate MJ-LG chromosome 10, MJ_LKY, whole genome shotgun sequence genome:
AAGTGGGGTGGCCATGCCTCCAGGATGATGGCAGGACTTGGGGATGTGAGGAAGAACAGCCAGGCCCATCAGTCTGTCCTCAGCATCAGTCTCCCCCATTGCATAGGGTGTGAGGGAATGATTTGCTACCACTGGGGGGCAGTGCAAGGCAAACGAGTCTGGGCTAGGCATGTACCAGcaactctttcttttccttctccttcagcAGCGCTCTGGGATTGCTCTCCAAAACGTGCTGGTACTTCCCTGGCCGTTGGTCCCATACAGCAGTGCCCAGACAGGGCAGAGGAGGCATAGTGTAAGAAGGGGAAGCCCCCTTGGTTTCTGTCTCACAGCAGGGACCCAGCAGGGAAACCCCACAGGTCCCAAAAGGAAAGTGGCAGCAATGGGCCTTGGGGAAGACCAAGAAACCCCCATCTTCTCCCTGAAGATGGGAAACCCAGGGTGGAGCTGAGGGTGGGGCTGTGCTGGAAGGGAGCTCTGTGGTTGATGTGGCCCAGCCCTGACAGCCATCTCAGGGCAGTAACACCAGGATTATGGTAGGACCTGGCTGAGCCCTGAGCCTGACCTCACAGAAACCCAACCTGGCCACAGGCTGAGCCCTGACCCTGTCCATCCACTGAGCTCTTATCCCAGCCCAAGCCTGAGCCCTGACCCGGGTCACAGGCTCAGTCCCAATGTTGGCTACAGACCAAGCTCTGTGCTGGGTCTGGACTGAGCTCTAAGCCTAATCCTGGTTGGTCCCAAGCAGAGCCCCCAGGTCATTGATAGCTCTGACAACAAACAAAGGCAGAGCCAGGACGTTGGCCCCAGGCAACGCTCTGTCCAGCCCTAGACCAAGCCCTGATGCTAGTTACAGACTGGGCTCTCATCTTAGATCTGACTCTGGCCAAAGACTAAGCTCTTGTCCCTGAACAGACCAGTCTCATCCAGCCCTGACTCTGGCTATAGACTGAACCCTAAATCTGCCCAGATTGAGACCCCACCACCCCACACAAAGTTCCATCCCAGCCATCCATTTAGCCCTGACATCCCTCACACTCCCTCCCTCAGCCATCTGGTAAACCAGAAGAGAGTAAGGATGACTCAAAACCCCAAGGCCCCTCTGACGGCAATCCCCTTACTTGGCCATCCATCTTTTGAAAGGCAATGGACTGGTGACAGCATTATAATGATAATgacagagcagagaaagagggacTTGGAGTCTCTGGGACCTACTAGCAATTCAAGTGGATAGCTCATGCAAGTGGGGAAGTGCAGGGAGGGCTGAACCTGGGGGGCTCAGCAGGGGTTCAAGAGCTTGGATTGACCGAAACCCCAGCTTCCCGCCACCCATCACTGCAGCTCCCACCCCCTCTGGGAAGGGAAATTACATTTCCCCATTTTAGCAAGGGGTGGTGAGGAGGGAAGACTGAGTGAATGCAGAGCTGAAAGTACAAGCAGGACGGAAAGTGAAACCGGCACAGCCCCCACTATAAGATTCCCCCTACCCGGGAGATGGCTGGCCAAAGAGGCTGGGCCCCGCCATGGGCCAGATGGCAGGCGACCTTGGCTGGCGTGAGTTTGAGGCCAGGGTTGGGGTCAGAGGGGTGGGAGGCTTGGCTGAGACCTGGCAGAGGATGGGAGAGCTTGACTGGTTTGGATGGGGGCCAAGGGCTGAGGGGCAACTAACTTGGCCAAGACTAAGGATATAGGATACAGCAGGCTGAGGAATGGGAATGAGGCTGACATGAATGCGAAGAAGGACTGTGGCAGAATAATGGTTCAGCCATGGCTGGTCAGAGGATGGGACAGTTTGCTGGCATGGATGGGGGAGGGCTAGTAGGGGTGGTCTGGCAAGGATTGAGCTGAGGATGGGAAACCTTGTTTGGCATGAATGGGGTGGGGAGTATTGGGCAGGTAGTTTGACCAGGACCAGAATTGAGGAGATAAGTGAAGAGTTTGGTTGGAGTGAATGAGCAGGGGCCAAACAGTTTGGCTGAGAACTAGCACTGGCCATAGGGAGAACAGCAGAAGAAGTTGGCAAGAGTGCAGGGCTGGGGCCAAGGAATCAGCAGCCTAACTGAGTCAAGggtctgtattttaaaacttggaaGCAGGTCCAATCTGTAGTTGGTGTCCGAAGGATTCAAAGTCTGGAACTGGAGCTATAGACCGAGGAGCAGATGGTAGGTCCAGAGTTGGGATGAAGGGCTGGAAGATGGAGACAAAACCATCAAAGGCCAAAGCTGAACCATCAAAGAACCCAGTATTGGCTGCAAAGGGTAGGGAAAGCCAAGGGAAGGTTCTGGGGGCTCCAGAGTTCAGATGGGAAGTGGAGGGTCAGTAGGAAATGGCACAGCTCAATTCAGGGTTGGTAATATCCACTAGGGCCTGGGGGCATCCACTCTCCTTCGGTATAGATCTAGGAAAAACCCCACTCTGCTTAATGTCTACAGAATTGACAAGTGGCCCCCAAGCTAGGGAGCCTGAACACTAGTGATTGCAGGCACTGCCCACCACCACTGGAAGTCCTCGGGGGATGTGGAAGTACTCAGAAGCTCCTCTTAGTCTTTATTGAGAGGATATTTTGAGGAGCAGAGCCCATGGTTTAGAGATGAACGGATCaggaagaggcacagagaggaggtTGAGCAGGAATAGATTCAGATTTAGGGGCTGGTTTTGGTTTGTGTTTTGCAGAGAATTGTGTAACTCCAGAGATTGCTagatttcctctccctgaggGAGAAACCGCAGAACACTACTCTTTTCCCAGAGCATACACCCCACTGCCCCTCTTCCTTCTGTCCAGGAAATGCAGGGCAGGAAGCACTTTGAGAAATCAGCCAATCTgattcccccattttacagaaaggagcctgaggcacagagataagaGGTGACTTGCTCAAGGGCAGAGACTATATGAGAAACAGAGGTTCTGCCTCCCATTCCAGGCCCTCCTCCCACTCCTGGCATCCCCTGTTCCTTCCACACTGTAGAGTAAGCCACCTACCTCACTGGTGGAGGCTGAACCAATCTGCTCTCTGGCTTCCAGAGACATAACCTCCTGCATTGCCAGCCTACCCTCAGGGCCCTAGTTCAGGCCATCAGAGCTGCCTGGCTAAGCCCAAGGAATCCTTGGCAGAACAGATTGTGCCCACTCTCAGGGAGGTGGCTGCCTTCTCTGAGTTCCCTGGAGGAAGTACACAAACTCTGAATTTGGGCAGATCTGGAATCCAGTCCTGGTTCCCTCATCTTCTGGCTATATGACTTTGGACAACTTAACCTcactgagcctcactttcctcatctacaaaatcaGGGAGAATAATGCTGCCCAGGCTGCCACATAGAGCTGTGCAGTTCACTGAAAAAGACCCTCAGCCAGGGAGTTAGTGGAGGGTCAAGACCCAGCCTGAGATCTGCTTGCAAAGGTGGGCACTCTGTGTAATGCTCTGTCTGCCTGAGTGAAGGAGCACCTTCTTTTTGCTTGTACAGAGACAATACATGGTGTCCTCAATAGCTATCATCTCATTAGTGGCTTTGAGAGCCCAGTGAGATGATACACAGCACTTGCCTGTAGCACAGGTTCAGAAAAGGCATGCTCCCTTCCTACACCCAAGTTCTTCTTAAGCTTGCCCCTCATCTTATCTACCATCTCCCCATCTCTCCAGGGCTCAGCCTTTTGCTATTTTCCTTGCTTCTGGCTCGAGCTGGTGTCTGGGGATTCCCGAGACCACCTGGGAGGTCCCCCTTGAGCCTGCAGGAGTTGCGGAGGGAGTTCAAGGTCAGCCTGCATCTTGCCAGGAAGTTGCTCTCTGAGGTTCGGACCCAGGCCCACCATTTTGTGAGTTTCTGTAATGCAACCAGTTCCAGTATGGGCAGATCCCCAAGCCTTCTGGCCCCCACTAACAGACCTTGCTCCACAGGCTGAATCTCACCTGCCAGGAGTGAGCCTGAACCTCTTGCCCCTGGGAAATCAGCTTCCCAATGTTTCCATGACTTTCCAGGCCTGGCGCAGCCTTTCTGTGAGTGTGGGCTGGTGGAGTGGGGCAGGCAAGCTGGAAGGGCTGAACTGGGTAGTTGGAGATTAAATTGGGGATTGAATTGAAAAGTGGACTTGGGCATAAACTGAGGGATAGAATCTGGATGAGGTTGAGTACGTTTGTGGATATAAAGATGACGTTGGAATAAAGAAATGACATGAGGAAGAGGATGTGAGTGAAGCTGGGCCTGGAAAAAGGTGGGGATGGGAACAGAATGGGATTGGGGCTAGAGATTAGGATGGAGGAGGGATGGAGCTGGCATTAGGGCTGAGACTGGGGAGAAGTTAGGGAAGGAACAAAATTGGGGAcgagagagaaaatgaagtggAGGTTGGAGAAAGGATGGagagtgctggtgaggatgggaaTGGAGATGGGTTGAGAGAGGGGAGCATGAGGCAGGACACATGGAACAGGGACAGAGTTGAGATTAGCAATGGGAATAAGGATAGAGAAGAGGTAGGAGACAGGATGAAGACAAGTGAGGAGAAGGAGATGGGATGGGTTAGTGGAGTGGGGAAGAAAAGGGGTCGTTGGCAGAGCAGTAGACAACGGAGATGTGGTCAGGGGTGGGACTGAAAATGAGGTTGGAAAAGGAGCTAGGATAGTGATCAAAGACAGTGGAGATAGGAGTGAGGATGGAGATAGGGTTAAGGATGAGAACAGATACAGGGATGGGATGGGAACTGGAGTTTTGGATGGGAATGGGACCCGGACAGGGCTGGGATTGGGTTTGAAGTGGGTCATCCTTGGCCTGTGAGCCTTTCCTGACCCATTCCCTCCCCTTCCACAGGACTCAGAAAGACTCTGCTTCCTCTCTGTGATGCTCCACTCCTTTCATGCCTTGTTGGGAGGGCTGGGGAGCCAGAAGGGCTGGACCAGCTCAGAGAGGATGCAGCTGTGGACCATGAGGCTGGATCTCCGGGACTTGCAGCGGCATCTCCACTTCCAGGTACAGTGCCCACCTACCTCCCTAGCCCCTAGAGACCAACACACAGATTTGAGGCTCTTTGGCTCCATTTTTAAAACACCCCTTGCccttaagattagcacacataatgtagcgggctgggggagggacacgggaaaggcagtatatacagagaagacaagtaatgattctatagcctcttattatgctgatggacagtgactgtaatggggtatgtgggggagacttgataataaggggagtctagtaaccataatgttgttcaagtaattgtacattaatgatataaaaaaaaaagtgagtgatgttaagctgaaaaaaaaaaaagaactaaaataacCCTTATTCCAAagggacaaaacaaaacaaaaaaaactacccCTTGCCCACAGGCTGGGTAATTTTGGAGGGAGATGCTCCTGTttctctgagtgtgtgtgtgtgtatgtgtgtgtgtgcatgtgcaccaGGCCCTGGCTCTTTCACCCTGAATCTCTGCCTTCTTTTGAATGTTggtcttaaaagaaaaaacatctttGAAGCCCCAGAATAGCATCCAGCATCAGCAGGCCCTACAAGAAAGTTGGTTCTTTTCTCCCTCATCCTCTGACATCACCACATCCTCCTGAACATTTCAAAAGGAAATAGGAATTTTACCCTTAATGAGAGGAGAACAGAAACTGCAAGCAGCATAAAAAAATCACTGTACCACCTTTCTGCCCATTTCTGATCCTGAGACGACCCTAAGAGAGGAACTGCCAGAACCTAAAATGCCCAGGGCAGTCCTGGACAAGTGAGCCAGCTATGTGAGCGTCTTGCTCTATGACTTCCAGTTCTTGAACCAAAAAATCAGGCAATACACGTGAGATGATGACATAATGGAAGATCTTAAGTAGGGGCTGTCCAGGGAGATGGTGACCTTGTGGTCTCTGATGTCATTCTACACCACTGGGCACACAGGAACAGGGTCACTCAGAGTCTCAACCTGGCCATTCTCTGACCCACAGGCCTCTCCTCACAGGTGCTGGCTGCAGGATTTAACCTGcctgaggaggaagagaatgCAGAGGGTAAGGGGCTGCTCCTAAGGGCTCTGGGCAGCCCCGCACAGATGGCAGCCCACGTGTCCTGGCCTCAGCTCATCTACACCTACCAGTTGCTGCACTCCTTGGAGCTTGTCCTGTCTCGGGCTGTACGAGACTTTCTTCTGCTCTCCCAAGCTGGGAACCCAACCCAGGCTTTGGGATGCCTAAcacccagctcccagcccccATGCAGTGACTTCTTAGCCCCTCCCCTTCACCCTTTAGGACTTTAGGACTGTCATCTGGGCAAACAGGGCAGCCTCCAGCTCATCTGCCTTAGACAGGGCAGGACTCCACCAGCCTTCTGCCCCAGGCCCTACCCAATAACTAAGGTCCCTCCAGTCCTTGtcagatatttatttcttgaatatttatttattgtttgggaaattatggtttatttattgttttaggaCCTACCAGTAATCCTCAGGCTAGGCTGCCATGCAGGATGCCTAATAAAGCACTCTCACCCTCTCTTTGTCTTGGTTATTTTTCAGAGAAGGGGTACCTGACACCCAAAGGCAAGAGAGCCTGGAATGGAGTCTGCAGCCTCTGGTCATCCTGGACATGACTCCACTCCTAAATTTTGGGGGTCCTAGCCCACCTTCCTCTACTCTGGCTTGATCAGCTGGTTTTTGCCATAGTAACCATCAGAGTACTGAGACTGAGCTCCCATTTTGAAGGCTCGGGGCAGCTGGTCTGCTTCCCATCAACCTTTGACTGCAAATGGAGCTCTGTAGGCCCCCTAACCCCTTTGCTTTCAGCTGGCTTCAACCCCAGAGGTTTGAATTACTCCTACACGGCTCTCTAAAGAGCttagaggtgggggtggggagtgggacaGTCAGAGAGGGAAGGTTGTGGGAGAACAGTCTCTGTCCCCTCTCAGCCCTCTGGATAACTGAGACAGGTTGTGGGGCAGAGTAAGGATGGCTGTGAGAGGTGGTCCCAGCAGGGCAGGTGGCACATCAGCCACACTGGAGAGTCAGATTCCTTAAGGTCATAGTTCTTGCAGACTTCTGGTACTGTCCACTCCATGAATGACACAccaggaaactaaggcccagagagtgGAAAGGATGCATCCAAAGTAGTAGAGAGAGTCAGGCTGAGCAGGGTTCACCTGAGCCTTCTGCCCCTCACTCAGGGCCCAGTCACTGGGGCTTTGGCCGGCCCAGTCGGGCTTGCAATTCCTGCATCATGCTGGGGTGTGCAAGACCAAACCTGGAGATGGGAGACAGGCCATGGGAGTGGATCTCTAGTTATCTGCTGCCTCTTCTCCATCCGAGCCCAGTCACCACATCCTGCACTTACCCATGTCCCAGAAGCCTTCTCCTGGTTGGCACTGGGGTCCCTTCAGGCCTTGAGGGGCTTGGCTCTGGGGGTTCCTCTGGCTGGAGAATTCCCTGCTCAGGAACTGACAGCTCTTCTGCCGATGGGGTGCTGGGAGGCTCCTCCTGCTGCTCAGAGGCTGAGCCCCGTTGGAAAGAGGGCCGGGAGCGTCGCTGTGAGGAGCTGCGGGAGAGGAGTACCCGGCTCCATGGGGCAGACACATCCAGGCGGGACCCAGGGAGCAGGGCCTGCAGAGAAAGGGGTATGGAGTACCATGGGCCAGCTTCAAGACTCTGCTTTGTCCAGCCCTGGATGCTGCCTGGAGCCCTCACCTCACTCCAGCTGCTGTGAGAGTCCCCATGGGCACCTCCTGAGGCCTCCACACCTGGCCTAGGTGCAGCTTCAGCAGGGTCCGGGCTTGTTGACTGATCCTCTTGGTCCTGGACGTCCTCCAGGCCTTCTGGATCAGTGTCCTCAGCCTCTGCCCTCTGGTCTCCAGTCACTTTGACATCCTCCACATCAGGGGGCCTTCGTGCCTCTCCTTCAGGGTGGTGGTCCCCATACTGTCCCTGACTGCCTTGCCCCTGCTCTCTCCCTTGCCATCCCCCAGCCTCCTTTTCCAACAGCATCTTCCCTCCTGGCTGCCTCTTAGCCTCCGTTATGGCCTTGGTCCCCTCAGCCCCCACCACCCGGGAACCCAAGGTAAAGCCATCCATCCTGCAGCTTCCTTGTGCCACTGCAGATTCCCCGACCTCTGCCCACCCATTCCCAGGCTCACCCTCAACAACCCCTGCTCTGCCACCTCTACGAGTCACCTCCTCCTCTGAGCCCTCCAGGCCAAACCCCCGCCCTCCCCTATCCTCTCCCTCTGCAGCCTCCATCAGcttcccacctccctcagcttccTCTCTGCCTTCTGAGTCCCAGGTTGTCCCAAAGACCACACCCCATgcttccccagccccagctgccctTCCGTCGTGAGCTGCCTTATCCTCCACAATCACAGAAGCCAAAGAACTGGCC
Coding sequences within it:
- the IL27 gene encoding interleukin-27 subunit alpha isoform X2, with the translated sequence MGQMAGDLGWRLSLLLFSLLLARAGVWGFPRPPGRSPLSLQELRREFKVSLHLARKLLSEVRTQAHHFAESHLPGVSLNLLPLGNQLPNVSMTFQAWRSLSDSERLCFLSVMLHSFHALLGGLGSQKGWTSSERMQLWTMRLDLRDLQRHLHFQVLAAGFNLPEEEENAEGKGLLLRALGSPAQMAAHVSWPQLIYTYQLLHSLELVLSRAVRDFLLLSQAGNPTQALGCLTPSSQPPCSDFLAPPLHPLGL
- the IL27 gene encoding interleukin-27 subunit alpha isoform X1; translation: MLPSYTQVLLKLAPHLIYHLPISPGLSLLLFSLLLARAGVWGFPRPPGRSPLSLQELRREFKVSLHLARKLLSEVRTQAHHFAESHLPGVSLNLLPLGNQLPNVSMTFQAWRSLSDSERLCFLSVMLHSFHALLGGLGSQKGWTSSERMQLWTMRLDLRDLQRHLHFQVLAAGFNLPEEEENAEGKGLLLRALGSPAQMAAHVSWPQLIYTYQLLHSLELVLSRAVRDFLLLSQAGNPTQALGCLTPSSQPPCSDFLAPPLHPLGL